AACCTTAGCTAGtagatttaattattttattgtttgattaagtttgtttaagTCTTGTGTTAGCATAGGACGTTTTTTTGTTACCTATAAATAGCATTAGTTTGTATCttaattattcattcaagttATTTAAAAAAACACAGATTGTGTGCAATTGTGCAACCCGGATTCGATGAGTTTTCGATCCAACCTTTGTTAcagtttgacgcgttttcaagctTTAACACGGGTTATAGTCAATAGGTCTTGACCATAATTCACCATCGTTCAGATGATAGGTCTAATCTGAGCAAATATCCCTCATGAAGCCTACCTCGTCCCTCGACATAGAGAGACACGAGTTTGATCCTTCGCCCCAACATAGTTTGTTAGTTTAATCGCTTCCGTACTCGTATCATGAGTATTACCCCTCAATGACTGTACTGGCTAAGCAAGCTCACTTGCTCACTTATTAGTGCGTATGTAGTGTTGCTGAAACTGCTATAAAGGCAACACAATGAGGTCAAATGTAACTCGCGGTTTCTTTTGCCTCCCTATGTGAAGTCCTTTCCCTTTGTTGAAAGGCTAGGGCTTTTTTTTTTGCGCCATTTGCTGAAACATGAGAGCTTTGTTTCAAAATTTAGTCTGCTGATTTGTTGCTGTTGGTGATACAATGTTGTTTGTATTCAGTCTAATGCTCAGCGAGCACACAATAAGCAGCTAAAAGGCACGTGTTGTTCCGGGAAGATGATTGGCGGTTATGCACCATTTTTGTTTTGCACCATCTTCAGTCTCATGATAGTCTTCATAAACTCAGTTCTCTTAGGTGTGTGATGTTTTAATTTCTTTTTATAAGTTGATTTATAGTTGACAATTTTTGCTAACTTTTGGACTGCCATGAAAATATATTGCCAGCTCCCAACCTTCCCAAGGTAACTGCTGTTGTTGCGCTTTGGGGATGGATAGCTGTATCTCTGTGTGTTGGTGCATTGATGATGTTTTATCGTTGTAGCAGGTAATTTCTTCATTGACCTTATTATTAGGTTCTTTATTTGTGATTGGAATGTTAAAAGGGATTGTTTGATTTTTGCTGCCTAACTGAATAAGCAGGCTAATGTTTCCGACTTTCCTCTGTTTCCctgtttcttcttttttttggaAAGGGAAGGGGGAAAGGGGAGGGGGAATTTGCCACGAGAATTTGTTTCTAAGTAACTCTTTATTGCTACTGTAATTAATTAAAACGTTAAGGAGACTATTTTGTTTCATCATCTTATTTTAAAATTATCTGTGTAGCCTCCACTCATTTTATTGAATTTGAAATATATGATTTTGGATGTTTTCACTTGGGTATGTTGTATTGGTTTGAGTCACTTTTAGTAGCAAATATAATTGCAGAGCTTTTTGTTGATAAAACAGGTAATTTATGGCTTGCTTTTTTGTTGCAGTAAAGATCCAGGTTACATACAAAGATCTGTAAAGTCCAGGGAAAACACGGAAGTTGAGGTATAGTACTTTAATACTTCCTTTTGTCCAGTACTAACATCATTACCTCAGTGCCTTAATGGTTCCCGCAAAGGGTAGGTAAGGAGGTTTCCATTGTACGCAACCTTACACTTAAGTTAACTATGTAGGGAGGTTGTTttcaaatgacccaaaatgaaAGGTTATGTCAAGTTAATTGCATCTAACGACTTCCATTTCACAATTAAAAGAAGCACAACCATTTGGTCACGTCATTTTACTTTATCCCGTCATAATTCATAACTAAAGAAGTATGAGTTTTCGGTTCCAGTGGATATGGATTTATTCAATAGTAAAAACTAActactactccctccgtaccagaccaatggtaacacttacctaatacggccgtaccacaccaatggtaacattccttatttggcccacaacattaccaaattacccttatacccatttgatatttacataaaatgccactacataccccacctaccaactcacaattaaacccacaattacataccccacctattttcttccctctttaccccttcttttaccctcttttcttaaaaaccccATTTTTTTACCACGTTATCATTTgtatggtacggagggagtaacaACTAACAAAAATAATCAAATGCCGATGTTTCCCCAATGATCACTTTGCAATTTACCTAAGAAAGATTCAAGTAGTATTCAACTAATGTCCCGAGAATGTTTACAATAGGAAAAAGCAATCCTTTTATCTGAAAATAAATAAAGTTTAGCTATTAGGGCAAGGCAATTGTTGGATGTGTTTGGGAAcctaaaattgaaattgaaatacgTTGTTAGGACATTTTTAGCGTTGGAGAAACTTCCATATTCGGAATTGGAATTCGGCTTTATACTTTTTCAATTCCAACCTAGTTAAATTTTGGGGATCTCAAATTCCTACCCCAGAGTGGTCATTTCAATTCCATCAGTGCATCTGAGTCCATCACTATCCTATCTCCTATCGTAGACCTGTCAAATAGGATGTGATCCACCCTTAACCAGACCTGCCTAGCCTAATTCCAATTCCATGGGCTTCCCGGAAGTCATTGAGAAATTGAAATTCGGAATTGAATACCACGTGATCTCCAACCAGGTTTATGAAATTGAATTAGAACATTTAAATTTCTACCCTTGACATCATGACAGTAAAATCAATTTGTTGTTTCCAAGCACTATTTGAGTAGATTGTACCACCAATTATAATTTTGGTTCGTAAAACAATTTGTGACTCAAGTAGTAATGGTGAACTTTTGTAAGGATAATGGTGTGTATAAATGTATGGTGCTGAAAAACACATCGAATAAAAGGAAGAGGAATGACAGATTCAAGAATTAGAAGAAGTTGTTTTCAAAGCTCATAGTCATCTTTGCATTTACTTCACCTTGTCTGTACAAAAGATTATATTAACAAAagattatattattttaattctATACTAGCTTTTCGCTGGCAAATGCTTCCAATTATTTACACTATTTTTTCACATTTGGTTGGTTTCAGGATCCCTTGTTGAATATCGATGTCAATAACACCTCTGTTTGGACGGGAAATTGGTCTCAGCTGTGCCCTACGTGCAAGGTCTGCGCTATTACGCAAAGCGTCTTCTATTAAAAATCACGAATTTAAAGTTTTAGGGGCAATTTGTTTTGTTATCTGATTCCTCTTTTCTTTCTGTTATGTTTGCAAAAGGTCAACTGAACAAATTAGCATGTTTTTTTGATTCCACAGATAATTAGACCCATCCGCTCAAAGCACTGCCCTACATGTAAACACTGCATAGAGCAATTTGATCATCATTGCCCTTGGATCTCTAACTGTGTGGGGAAGGTTAGTTTTTGATGCAGTTTTGCCTAGTTCTTGATTTTATAATTTGGATTATTTATCGGTGACAGAACTTTTCTTCATTAACCTTGACACTATTTCATACAAAATGTACTCCATTTTCTCTGATTTTTAAAACATTTCTATTTTGGTGCATTTCTTTGATTTTTTCCACTTGCTCCTTTTTAGTCTTTTGAAAATTTATAACCACTTTTGAAGATTTCATTTGAAACATCAGTAATCAATATTCAATCCTCCTTGAGTTCAGCTCTTTATTATCTACGCCACTTGTCAAGGTTGTCCACATTTAAAGTTGCTACTTGAactatttttctctctttttttctccttttttttttgccAAGTTATCCGTGGTCATTATCATTTGGGACCTCACAATTCTCCCGAACTTGCATTTTCCCATCACATATTATCGATCTTCGTAACTACTTCGCGCAAGGAGACAAGCAATCGAAACACAGAGGCAATATTTGTTTAAGAAGTCTATATGTTACAATCAGGAAACTTGTTTTTTGTTCACTGAATTATTTAGATGCTCCGGTAGTCAAGTGTCTCTCCTATATACTACCAGCAGGCAAAAATGCTGATAGGAACCAACTTCATTGCTCCATGATCCTCGAAGGTTAACACAATGGGCGTGTCAATTGTCCATAACAATATATTGAAATAGTTTCTATTACCCTTCTTACTATGGCATTAAAAACTTTTGCTGTACTTAAGTTAGCAGATCACAATGCAAGAAGCAATGATAAAATATTTACACCAGCAGTAATGAGGGTGGGGAATAGCGCGCCCTGAGTGGTTTTAAGCTTTTACAAGGAAGCAACCAACATAAATAGTTATAGTTTCATTCACCTTGGCGGCTTAACAGCAGTTAGACTGGGGGAAATTTCTGAATTAGTTGCTTGTTCAGTGAATAGCTTTAAATCAGAGGTAGATCCATAGTATCCAGCCGCATGCCGGATGAGGTCCGGCTCCAGCAGGGAACAATAAAGCAGTTTTTTTTTCTTCGCATTTTGCCCAATTATGGTTTTATTTCTGATTTTGTTGATGACCTAGAAAATCTTAATAGCCACTCCTTTTTAATAGAATGATACCTTATTTAGTCAAGTCTAGTCCATTTGAGGTTCTGAATCATGTACTATGTAGGCAACTAGGCATCATTTAAATGCAAGAATTTATGATCATAATAAGGTGTAACCATGCACTTGTCCAGCTCTTCTTTTGGTGCTCCATATTTAGAAATCTAATCTATGGCTTATGCTAACATCGCTTAGGTGCATGTTCTTCTTTACTAAATGCAATGATCACGTTTGCCTACTACATGGCATTTGTGTGCTCATGCTGAAGAGATAGGTTGGCCTTGTTTGTAGTTTTGTGTGAAATGCTTTTTGATTGTAGCGGAGTTTTTAGATAAGTAGTAGTATGTAATATACTTTAATTCATTTCATTGAGCTGAGTACATGAAAGGATGATGGATTATCACAAGACTAATGAAGTAATGAAGACCACAATTACAAGAATACATACACTTAGCACTTAGATCAGTTGATAAGAGATTGATCTAGCTAAAGGAGTCATCGTGTTCAATTCCCTAGGCATTGAACGATATTACAACTCAGCATGCAGAGCTTTGCTGCTCTTGTCGCTTCCTACTCGGCTTGAATCTTGACTAAACCTGATGGTGGGAAAAAAAATCTGAAGAACAAACTCCTTTCTATATGACATGTTTTGTCTTTGGTATGAGAATGCTCCTCAACTGTCAAAGTAGTAGAAAGGAAAAGGCGAAAAGGCCTCTCTGACCTTCGTCAAACTTTCTAGTGGTAGTATGTATACAATTCAAGAAGAGGAATGAACGTTTCTTATTCTTGACTGAAAACAAAACTTTTCTGTATTCAAATTGGTGTGATCTTATGAGAATTTTAAATCATATTTAAAAGGCACTTCTCTGAGTGAGTATGTATTATCCTGTACTTTCTAGTAGCATTTGGATTGACCATGTTCATATTGGTGCAGAAAAACAAATGGGATTTCTTCGTTTTCCTTTGTCTGGGATTTGCAACTTCAACCATCTCTGGGATTGTAGCTTTTCTAAGTATGTTACTTAGCGACTTACAGATGCGCTAGTTCCAAGATTATTCCTTATTATGATGACATTTTTCCCTTTAATTAGATGATAACACTAATAAAATTGCAGGAATTTGGATGGTTGTGCCACCAATGTCATCTGGACAAACATGGATGCATTATATTGCTACTCAACATCCTGGGTTTATCGTCTTTTTGATCCTGGATTTCATAATATTCACTGCTTCTACAACTCTGTCAGTCTCTCAAGCTAGCCAGGTACCGTAATATTCATCTTGTAAGGGTAATTTGGTTATTTTTGTTTCCCTGAAAGGGACTTAGAGCTTTGGTGCCGGTTTACTTAATAAAACGTGAGCTCTTTTGGTTGGATTAAAGAGACTACTCCATTTCTTGTTTCTTGGCTGTCACAACCCTGTTTTGTTGGATGATATTGACAACGTAATAGAGCAGTGCAATTGAGCTCTCTTGTGCCTTGATATTTTAGCATTCTACGTAGTAtcgttttttcttcttttttaatttttatgcccgggagatcgactatggatgcgatctttatcatgagacagttgatggaataccatcgggacaagaaggacttacatatggtttttattgacttggaaaaggcatatgatagggtaccaagagaagtactttggtgggctttggcgagaaaggcgctgtcgcgaaaatatattgacctcataaaggacatgtatgagggggctagtgcaagtgttcgcactaatgttgggagaacggaagaatttcctattaccatcggggtgcatcaaggttccgcacttagtccttttctctttgctatagttatggatgagttgacaagggatattcaggacgacatcccttggtgtatgatgatgttcttgatgatattgtgttgattgatgagacaaaagagggggtggagagaaagttggaattgtggaggcagactttagagactcgtgggttcaggttgagcaggagtaagactgagtatttgaggtgtgagttcactaaggtggcggggttgagatcgatagaggcggggagtattattttcgatgggaatgttgttgagggttcggattttttcagatatctaggatctattattcaaaaagatggggagttagacggagatgtggctcacataattaaagcgggatggttgaaatggaagagtgcttcagggtttctttGCGATAAaaatatgccccaaagattaaagggaaaattttatcgcacggcaattaggccttccctactttacggctccgagtgttgggccgtgaagcattgtcacattcaaaagatgagtgtggcggagatgcgcatgttgaggtggatgtgcggacatacaaggaaagatcggttaaggaatgaggtgattagggaaaaggtaaaggtggcgccaatagaggacaagatgatggaaaaccgactaagatggtttggccatgtgagaaggagacctatggacgcacccgttaggaggctggagacttggagaacagaaaaggtccctagaggcagaggaagaccgagacagacatggttgagagtgatagagcacgatatgagagttttggggcttgaggagagtatggtgacggagagggcacaatggagggaaaggatacatgtggatttttagtatttgatgtttttttttgacagatttagtgtttttttatttaatttaaagaaattaatttatttatttttctcccctttattacactttttcaccaaccattttcttatagattttacctggttcattccagatccttaactctatttcggtttttaaaaatcgttttaatcttttctctcgatttaaattttaagttttttttataaaagaaagacggaattcgattttaaaacccctaagttcaccttgactttccattacattttcgttcttcctttttgtttttcatcttccctttttttattcgcattttgaggcgtgcgttcacccatagacggttcgaaaagatgattcatgtcggccgaccccaaatcattttgggattaaggctctgatgttgttgttgttgttgtttaattTTTATGGCGTGTTCCTTTTTCAACCCATTTACTCGAATTTCTGTCGATTTTAAATTGACATTTTCGGATTTGAAATCTCTCTTTTACTCTCACTAGTTTCTTTTCTACTTCAACAGATAGCTCGGAATATCACAACTAATGAATTGGCAAATGCTTCTCGGTACGCATATCTTCGTGGACCAGAAGGCCGATTTCGAAATCCATACAACCATGGCTGTAGAAAGAACTGTGCTGATTTTCTGATACAAGGTCACACTGCTGATACTGAAATTGCATGGCTTCCATTACGCCAAGTTGCCCATTAGAGCTTTTGTCTCGTCTGTTCCATTGAAACATTGCTCACTAGTTCAGTAGTGTACTAATCATTTTTAAATCCCATGAGGGGGTAACATATAGTACTAGATACATTGCTTAATTCCCATGACATTTTCGCAATTCGACATTACCCTTGTATACCCCCTTGCGTCCTTGGTAAATGATTCTAGCTCGAAAATGAAAATCGTAATATTGTGAGTACAACACAACATATAGTTTTATAAATATCAATACGACTGTTGGGCAAGTATACTATTAACTCTTCATGCGATTAAGCGGTGTGTTTTGTATGAAAAAACAGTCCTTGTATTTTGTAGTGTGATTAAAGGTAATTTATAAAGCGATTAATTTCTAAAGTTGTGTATATATAACTACTGTGAAGTAGAAATAAGATCATATTAAGCGATTATACAACTAATGGATTTCTCTTAAATTTAAATTGCAGTATCCTATATACTTAAGATTCTACCAAAAATCGGGATTAGATAGACCATAGCGTTTTGGATCGTATAAGCTCCTATGATCATGAAATCAAAATTGAGATTTTCATGAgcaatctatatctatctatctatattattaaaggaagcttttttcgagcgattctagagactccaacttttaCCGACTACCTATTTGATATATTAAATatttatgcgattaagatatactCTCATTTAAATCTGTAACTAACGTTTAAAGTCAAGTTAGCCGAGTCTCAGTAGGACACGGTCACTTGGCCAGAAAAAAACTAAACGAATAGATTGACTTTGAGGTACCGGAATTCAACTAGGTTGGAAACACCACTAACCTATATAAATAGTATTGGCTTCAATGTTTTTattatatacggagtaatatATTTGCATACAACTACGTGGTGTTATTAACTTTAGATTCAGA
The Silene latifolia isolate original U9 population chromosome 11, ASM4854445v1, whole genome shotgun sequence genome window above contains:
- the LOC141611386 gene encoding putative protein S-acyltransferase 23, with amino-acid sequence MGSSSTEIEIVPDSIKQNHNPNSTTTSTIEQVPKNPQIVVISDIYTASVYGDLEKLRKFVEDGASLSKPDPNGYYALQWASLNNFPHLVQFIIEHGGDVNAEDNGMQTALHWAAVRGSTAVADLLLQNGARVEAADVNGYRAVHVAAQYGQTAFLNHIIARYNADFDAPDNDGRSPLHWAAYKGFADTIRLLLFRDAIQGRQDKEGCTPLHWAVIRGHIESSNVLVHAGTKEELVVKDRAGFTPVQLALDKGHRQIALLLSNAQRAHNKQLKGTCCSGKMIGGYAPFLFCTIFSLMIVFINSVLLAPNLPKVTAVVALWGWIAVSLCVGALMMFYRCSSKDPGYIQRSVKSRENTEVEDPLLNIDVNNTSVWTGNWSQLCPTCKIIRPIRSKHCPTCKHCIEQFDHHCPWISNCVGKKNKWDFFVFLCLGFATSTISGIVAFLRIWMVVPPMSSGQTWMHYIATQHPGFIVFLILDFIIFTASTTLSVSQASQIARNITTNELANASRYAYLRGPEGRFRNPYNHGCRKNCADFLIQGHTADTEIAWLPLRQVAH